Proteins found in one Triticum aestivum cultivar Chinese Spring chromosome 4D, IWGSC CS RefSeq v2.1, whole genome shotgun sequence genomic segment:
- the LOC123097328 gene encoding proteasome subunit alpha type-5, which yields MFLTRTEYDRGVNTFSPEGRLFQVEYAIEAIKLGSTAIGLMTKDGVVLAVEKRVTSPLLEPSSVEKIMEIDEHVGCAMSGLIADARTLVEHARVETQNHRFSYGEPMTVESTTQAICDLALRFGEGDEESMSRPFGVSLLIAGHDENGPSLYYTDPSGTFWQCNAKAIGSGSEGADSSLQDQYNKELTIAEAETIALSILKQVMEEKVTPNNVDIAKVSPSYHLYTPAEVEAVIARL from the exons ATGTTTCTCACGAG GACGGAGTACGACCGTGGGGTCAACACCTTCTCCCCGGAGGGGCGGCTGTTCCAGGTCGAGTACGCCATTGAGGCCATCAAG TTGGGCTCCACCGCAATCGGCTTGATGACTAAGGATGGTGTTGTACTGGCTGTTGAGAAACGTGTCACCTCACCGCTGCTG GAACCAAGCAGTGTGGAGAAAATCATGGAAATTGATGAGCATGTCGGCTGTGCCATGAGTGGCCTTATTGCTGACGCCAGAACACTGGTTGAGCATGCTCGTGTTGAGACTCAG AATCATAGGTTCTCATATGGGGAGCCAATGACAGTAGAGTCTACCACACAAGCTATCTGTGACTTGGCTTTGCGCTTTGGTGAAGGTGATGAAGAATCAATG TCACGGCCATTTGGAGTCTCTCTCCTTATTGCTGGTCATGATGAAAATGGACCCAGCTT GTACTACACAGACCCGTCGGGGACCTTCTGGCAGTGCAATGCCAAGGCAATTGGGTCGGGCTCTGAAGGAGCTGATAGCTCATTACAAGATCAGTACAACAAG GAACTGACCATCGCTGAGGCAGAGACCATAGCCCTTTCTATCCTGAAGCAGGTTATGGAAGAAAAG GTGACCCCGAACAACGTTGACATTGCGAAGGTCTCCCCTAGCTACCACCTCTACACCCCTGCAGAGGTTGAAGCGGTCATCGCGAGGTTGTGA